ATCACTGTGGGTTTCAAAGCCCAAGGCTTTGGCCAATTCGCGCATGCCCGTGTTGCTGGCCGAATCCACGGAGTACAGGCGGCTGAAGTTGTTCTGTCGGGCCGCCTTGATCAGATGCTCCATCAGCAAGGTTCCCAGGCCCAGATGCGCCCATTCATCGGCGACCGTCACAGCGAATTCGCATTCTTTTTCGGCCGTGGCGGCATAGCGACTGATACCGATCTCGATCAATTCGCCGTTCTCGTGAACCAGCGCGATAAAGGCCGCGCGCTGCTTCTGATCGATGTCCATTAACTGATCGAGCAGCGCCGTGCCCGGCTCGCTGATCTGCGCCAGAAAACGCATGTGGCGGGACTCGGGGGACAAGCGCTTGATAAACGCGTATTCGCGTTCGCGATCCTTTTCGGCCAGCGGCCGGATCAGCACGTGTCGGCCGTCCTTGAGCGATTCGATCCAGGATTGGCCGTGGTGCGTGGCATACACAGCCGCAGCCCGATCATTGTGGTCTTTGACAGTGAGCATGATGTGACCTCCAGCGTGGAAAAGATCAACGCGCGGTGCATTGCGCTGATGTCTTTGTACGCCGTTGGTGATGCGGGCGTCTGATCTGGATCAGATCGGCGACTGAGTCGGCCGACAGCCGACGATCAGTTGTTTGAGTCCTTTCATGTCGAGGATTTTCACGTTACGCCCCGAGATATCCACCAAACCCTGATCCCGCAGATGGCCGATGCCACGGCAGATGGTTTCCAGGCGCAGCCCCAGGTAGGAGCCGATTTCTTCGCGGCGCATCTTCAGCACGAAATCTCTGGAGGAATATCCGCGCATGTTGAAGCGTTGCGAGAGATTCACCAAAAATGCCGCCAGGCGTTCATCCGAGTTCATGTTGCCGAGCAACATCAGCATGTCGTGATCGCGCACGATCTCCCGACTCAGCAGTTTGTTGAGGTTGTGCTGCA
The sequence above is drawn from the Pseudomonas sp. FP2196 genome and encodes:
- a CDS encoding GNAT family N-acetyltransferase, translated to MLTVKDHNDRAAAVYATHHGQSWIESLKDGRHVLIRPLAEKDREREYAFIKRLSPESRHMRFLAQISEPGTALLDQLMDIDQKQRAAFIALVHENGELIEIGISRYAATAEKECEFAVTVADEWAHLGLGTLLMEHLIKAARQNNFSRLYSVDSASNTGMRELAKALGFETHSDPDDSCQVIHRLYL